The Anaeromusa acidaminophila DSM 3853 region TACCATCGATTTAGATCTTGCGGTTTTAACCCTGTGTCATAGAAGAATAAACCTCCGGTGTCAGGATCAACAAGAATATCAACTGCACGTTTTAAACCACTAAGAGTAAACATGTGATATTTTTTTCCATCAACTGTGAGTAAATCGCCACTAGCCGTTCCTGGATTTAGTGCCATCTTGGTAACGCCAGGAAATTCATGTTCACCTAACCAGTCCATTATGCGGCCCTTGGCGGCTGCTTGATCATATTTTAAATCGGATGTAGGTTTACTTGCATTATCCGGTTGTGCCGCTTTGTTACCAGACATAAATGCCTTTTCAATCAGAGTCGTTAGAACAATCTTATTTTGTGGAACCTCGTTGAATGCAAGATAAGTAGCTTCAAATCTGCCTTGCGCTTCATCAACAACAAACTGTATCCTTGCTTTTACCGCGACATCCTGATATGTACAATCCCCTGTAAACTCGACGATATTTTTCCCTGCGTCCCCCTTAAAATATTTCCACCTGGGCGTTGCGAAGAAAGCAGAAAACGCTTTATCATAGGTCAATGCTGGATTATTTTCTCTATACCCACTTTTGACCATAAGAACATATTTGTTGTCGGAATCCATAGCACCGGCTATACCGTCTTTCAACTCTTCCCCAGCATTCTTCACTGAAGAGTTTGAGCAAGCGGAACACAATAGCAAAGCAGCAATCATTAATAACAACCCTAGCTTTTTCAATGATCTCCACCAATCCTTTCAAATTAAACTCTTTTTCTTTTTTTCTCTTTATAGACTTCTGCATCATATTTCTTACTTTGTATTTCTTCACTTGCTTTTTTGTCACTAAAGCCACCAAATACAGCAAGCCCACCTAATGCAACAAGAATCAGCCCCGGAAAAATCAGTCCGTAAAATAGCGCAATGATACCAAAAACTATAGCAAATGGAGCAGAAATAAAAGACCATCCACTTATTCGGGATTTTTCTTCCATTAACTCTTTTGCCTCTCTGAATTTATTACTGCAATCCATACAAATAAAAAATGTTTCATTTGTTGTCGTTATTTTAGTTCCATTTCCAAAAATGCCGAGCAAGAGACCTAGCGGACCAAATAACAACCACCCTAAGCACCCTTTTCCCGTCCCATATCCACCGCCTTTTCCCTCGACCTTGCTTTCAATAAGAACTTGCAATTTTCGAGACTTACATTTTGGACAATATGCACCCTCATTCGTTTGCCGTCCTACAACATCATGTTTTGCAGTTTTCCCCATATCTTGCAGGTCTTTCTGAAGATTCACCTTCACACCACATTTGTGGCAAAAACTTGCATCTTCGCTTAGTTTATTCCCGCACTTATTGCAAAACATATTTTCACCTCCTCGTCTTCAATTTTGACTTGCCATAAAATTCACTTCTAATCAACTTTTCATAAAAATCATCACCGATTTTACAGAACCTTGCAGCCTATACCTATCTCTCATTAGCATATGATACATTTTATAGTTATTTGCTTTACAATTTGAGCAAGGATTATCGATAAATTCTACTTGCCCTAGAGTATATGGGCATTGTGGGCAAAGTGGTTTAATCAAATTAATCAATTTCATTTCGGCCTCCTGTTAAGCGACGTTCCGTGGAAAACGCCTAATAAATCTTTCAACGCTACCATCCAAGAAGCCAACTCAAAAATCTTTCGAGCAATCCCACTATGCCCCAAATGAGTATTGGCCAAAACACGGATTTCTCCATAATACGCTCCATCAGTTAAAGGCTTTTCTGCCCCTTGATCTAATTACCCCGACTTGTGTTAGGAAGTTGCTAAGGCTAATCTAATCAGCCAACTATACATATAAATTAGCCTTCATATCCTTTGGGATATTTCACACCAATAATCAGGCGATCATTCGGATTTGCAATTTTAACGCTCATAATTTTTTTGTGACAAGCCAGAAGCTGACTTCTGATCGTTTCCAAATATGGTTTATTATGCGGCACTACATACTTTTCAGATCCCACTTCTAACAATTGAATATACCATTCAACTGTCTCCAATTTGCTAAGGCAATACGATGAGATGATCTGCTTATCATTAGCGTCCCTTATTGCTTCTGCTTCAATCTGAATGTATGGCACTAGATCCGTAGGTATTCTTTTTAGTTTTTCCGCCATAATAAACGTCCCCTTCCCAAACGACTCATTTTTTCACTTTCCTATTCTAAAATGTCAAAAGGAACGATGTTATTGACATCCGCTGGATTTTTACAATCCGCAAAATGCTACTAATCTCGTCCCTTTCTAGGCAAACCACTAATTATGCCTAATGCTCTACCCAGACAGCTACATGCCTGTCATTAGGTGAGGCTTTACAAACTCCACTCATATTCTCTGGCGGGTCATTGGGCTTCTTATCATTTTTCGTTGAACACAATTTCACTATATCCCGTTTCCCGCACCACTTACATTCAGGCACCCAGCGAATACTCATACCCAACATCCTTTCCTATTTAGCCTCGTTTTCTTTCCTGCGTTTATTCAATATCCCTTCAATCACCTTAGCTGAATAACCTCCGGCTCTTGCGATTTTAGCACGCTCACGCCTATCTGCCACAGGCTTCGCTAAATCAGCAATAAACTCCGGGCGATAAAGGCGCATAGGGCAATCAATTTTGTCTCCATGAAAGTGCTTAAACAGCTTGAGCATTGCATCTTTCCCAATAAGCTCAAATAATTCCAAATAGCTATCATTAAGCGCATCCGATTCTTTCCCTTCAACGCCAAAAGCTTTATTGTCAACGCCGGTTTATTTTTGACCACCAGCGCCGGGTGAAAAATGACCACTTGCAACCGATTAAGAACTGACCACTCCATCGGATTTCAAGAGTTCACCGCTTGGAGGGTGAGGAATCAAAGACAGACCGGCTTTGTTGCGATTCTTGAGACGATAGCTCTGGCCTCGTATGTTTATGACATGCGCGTGATGCAACAGGCGGTCAAGGATGGCTGTCGCCAGCGGAACATCGCCCATTAGCTCGCCCCATTCGCCGAAGCCTTTATTGCTGGTCAATATAATGCTTCCTTTTTCATAGCGCGAACAGACCAACTGAAAAAACAGATTCCCGGCATAGCGGTCAAGATGCGTGTAGCCAATTTCATCGATCAGCAACAGTCCCGGACGTT contains the following coding sequences:
- a CDS encoding zinc ribbon domain-containing protein, giving the protein MFCNKCGNKLSEDASFCHKCGVKVNLQKDLQDMGKTAKHDVVGRQTNEGAYCPKCKSRKLQVLIESKVEGKGGGYGTGKGCLGWLLFGPLGLLLGIFGNGTKITTTNETFFICMDCSNKFREAKELMEEKSRISGWSFISAPFAIVFGIIALFYGLIFPGLILVALGGLAVFGGFSDKKASEEIQSKKYDAEVYKEKKRKRV